A part of Anabas testudineus chromosome 7, fAnaTes1.2, whole genome shotgun sequence genomic DNA contains:
- the si:ch73-70k4.1 gene encoding uncharacterized protein si:ch73-70k4.1, with protein sequence MTENYPKSKLKRKKSSVEEIHPEISSKITPKRDCSTLFSNDTPAETDKSVFPAAPWWNREQLPAVESLWVLTLKSALPYLDNQQWDLVPDLPHPSTAKPTTWKLAEQRWCDLDEEVSPFPEPTPLSPKNTPSSDSLRLSTSQQDLSVQTKPVPDPPDRQQSSHSKQSHDGKTTTLQSLTKITRPSLHSWQEDASSAGCSEVRRQEARKGREQEEPQTRAVNIQFLTNKMKESDCRHSLQKEDESKEEVVEDKVVEEAQASFRGDGGAATGGGGGGGGGGLQSCPMCLIVFPAGFTQMDCDGHLAQCLSEMNVDVTW encoded by the exons atGACTGAAAATTATCCCAAGTCCAAACTTAAACGAAAGAAATCTTCTGTAGAAGAGATCCATCCGGAGATTTCTTCCAAGATAACTCCGAAGAGGGATTGTTCAACATTGTTCTCTAATGACACTCCAGCAGAGACAGATAA GTCAGTGTTTCCCGCTGCGCCGTGGTggaacagagagcagctgcCTGCTGTGGAGAGTCTGTGGGTATTGACACTGAAGTCTGCTCTGCCGTACCTGGATAACCAGCAATGGGATCTGGTTCCCGATCTTCCACATCCATCTACAGCG AAACCAACAACATGGAAATTAGCTGAACAACGGTGGTGTGACCTCGATGAGGAGGTTTCTCCCTTTCCTGAACCTACTCCACTTTCTCCAAAGAATACACCGAGTTCAGATTCTCTCAGGCTCAGCACCTCCCAGCAGGACCTGTCAGTACAGACCAAACCTGTACCAGACCcacctgacagacagcagtcatCTCACAGCAAGCAAAGTCACGATGGTAAAACAACAACTCTTCAAAGTCTCACCAAAATAACACGGCCATCCCTCCACAGCTGGCAGGAGGATGCATCATCAGCAGGATGCTCAGAAGTTAGGAGACAAGAGGCGAGAAAAGGTAGAGAGCAAGAAGAACCACAGACCAGAGCTGTCAACATACAGTTTCTGACAAACAAGATGAAGGAATCTGACTGCCGACATTCCCTACAGAAGGAGGATGAAAGtaaagaggaggtggtggaggataAAGTAGTAGAGGAGGCACAGGCAAGTttcagaggagatggaggagcagcaactggaggaggaggaggaggaggaggaggagggctgcAGAGCTGCCCCATGTGCCTGATTGTGTTCCCTGCTGG GTTCACCCAGATGGACTGTGACGGCCACCTGGCCCAGTGTCTGTCAGAGATGAATGTGGACGTGACCTGGTGA